Proteins co-encoded in one Brassica oleracea var. oleracea cultivar TO1000 chromosome C4, BOL, whole genome shotgun sequence genomic window:
- the LOC106338704 gene encoding U-box domain-containing protein 11-like: protein MAEEDLECGRWLLWDSVASYEALVLRGASSGVIKLWNPLSTTDAGFKWSQHREAWLRKHRNLTLDYGKSFFLDDRLENGTPRWKKDAATALSNLCIYQGNKGRAVRAGIVPALVKMLSDSSSHRMVDEALTILSVLASNLDAKAAIVKANTLPALIGILQTGQARNRENATAILLSLCKRDNEKLVAIGRLGAVMPLMDLTKNGTERGKRKTTSLLEILRKACQ, encoded by the exons ATGGCAGAGGAAGATCTTGAATGTGGTAGGTGGTTGCTATGGGATAGTGTTGCATCGTATGAAGCTTTGGTGCTTCGTGGAGCTTCTTCGGGTGTGATCAAGTTGTGGAATCCACTATCCACAA CTGATGCAGGTTTCAAGTGGTCTCAACATAG GGAAGCATGGTTGCGAAAGCATCGAAATCTAACTCTTGATTATGGCAAG TCTTTCTTCCTTGATGACCGGCTCGAGAACGGGACTCCTAGATGGAAGAAAGACGCAGCGACCGCATTGTCCAACCTCTGCATATATCAGGGAAACAAAGGCAGAGCGGTTAGAGCCGGTATAGTGCCTGCATTGGTTAAGATGCTAAGTGACTCGAGCAGCCACAGGATGGTTGATGAAGCTTTGACTATACTCTCGGTCCTTGCAAGTAACCTAGACGCTAAAGCAGCGATAGTAAAAGCGAATACTTTGCCTGCATTGATAGGTATTCTCCAGACGGGTCAAGCTAGAAACAGAGAGAACGCAACAGCTATATTGCTTTCGCTGTGTAAGAGAGACAATGAGAAACTGGTGGCGATAGGTAGACTCGGTGCGGTTATGCCGTTGATGGATCTGACGAAGAACGGAACAGAGAGAGGCAAGAGGAAAACTACGTCATTGTTAGAGATTCTTCGTAAAGCATGCCAATAA
- the LOC106342377 gene encoding probable glucan endo-1,3-beta-glucosidase A6 translates to MSLLVFSLFTILVFSSSCCSATRFQHQHRYMQKKITLDLPSKIGINYGRQGNNLPSPYQSINFIKSIKAGHVKLYDADPESLILLSQTNLYVTITVPNHLITSLSTNQTSAEDWVQTNIIPYYPQTHIRFVLVGNEILSVEERRNITANVVPAMRKIVTSLRAHGIHNIKVGTALDMDSLRSTFPPSNSTFREDIAETLMLPLLKFLNGTNSYFFINLQPYFRWSRNPMNTSLDYALFQGNSTYTDPQTGLVYHNLLDQMLDSVIFAMTKLGYPHIRVAISETGWPNSGDIDETGANVLNAATYNRNLIKKMTAIPPIGTPARPGLAIPTFVFSLFDENQKSGSGTQRHYGILHPDGTPIYDIDFTGEKPLTGFNPLPKPTNNVPYKGIVWCVPVEGASEAQLEEALRMACGRSNTTCAALAPGRECYEPVSVYWHASYAVSSYWAEFRTENVRCYFNGLARMTTINPGNDRCKFPGVTL, encoded by the exons ATGTCTCTTCTTGTTTTCTCCCTCTTCACCATCCTTGTTTTTTCAA GTTCATGTTGCTCCGCGACTCGGTTTCAGCATCAGCATAGGTACATGCAGAAGAAAATAACGCTAGACTTACCAAGCAAGATTGGTATCAACTACGGTAGACAAGGAAACAACCTTCCATCTCCTTATCAGTCCATTAACTTCATCAAATCAATCAAAGCTGGCCATGTCAAACTCTACGACGCGGATCCAGAGAGTCTAATACTCCTCTCTCAAACCAATCTTTACGTCACCATAACCGTACCAAACCACCTAATCACTTCCCTCAGCACCAACCAAACCTCAGCTGAAGATTGGGTCCAAACCAACATCATCCCTTACTACCCACAAACCCACATCCGGTTTGTTCTTGTCGGAAACGAAATCCTCTCCGTCGAAGAGAGGAGGAACATAACAGCAAACGTCGTACCAGCCATGCGCAAAATCGTGACTTCTCTAAGAGCACATGGTATTCACAACATCAAGGTCGGGACTGCTTTAGATATGGATTCTCTCCGATCAACGTTTCCGCCGTCGAACTCAACGTTCCGGGAAGACATCGCCGAAACGTTGATGCTGCCTTTGCTGAAGTTTCTCAACGGAACAAACTCTTACTTCTTCATCAACCTTCAACCTTACTTCCGTTGGTCAAGAAACCCCATGAACACGAGTTTGGATTATGCTCTGTTTCAAGGAAACTCAACTTATACCGATCCTCAAACCGGTTTGGTTTACCATAATCTTCTAGACCAAATGTTGGATTCGGTTATCTTCGCCATGACCAAACTCGGTTACCCACACATCCGCGTCGCAATCTCCGAAACCGGATGGCCTAACTCCGGGGACATCGATGAAACCGGCGCCAACGTACTCAACGCAGCCACGTATAACCGGAATTTGATCAAGAAGATGACCGCCATTCCACCAATCGGTACACCAGCTAGACCCGGTTTAGCTATACCGACATTTGTTTTCTCCTTGTTCGACGAAAACCAGAAATCCGGTTCGGGAACACAGAGACATTATGGAATCCTGCATCCCGACGGGACACCGATCTACGACATTGATTTCACGGGTGAAAAACCGTTAACCGGATTCAACCCATTGCCTAAACCGACGAACAATGTTCCATACAAGGGTATAGTGTGGTGTGTACCGGTGGAAGGAGCTAGCGAGGCTCAGCTTGAGGAAGCTTTGAGGATGGCTTGTGGGCGAAGCAACACGACGTGTGCGGCTTTGGCTCCGGGAAGAGAATGTTACGAGCCGGTCTCTGTATATTGGCATGCGAGCTATGCGGTTAGCTCGTACTGGGCTGAGTTTCGTACCGAAAACGTTAGATGTTACTTCAATGGACTGGCTCGAATGACCACGATCAACCCTG GAAATGATCGCTGCAAGTTTCCAGGCGTTACTCTTTGA